From Cydia splendana chromosome 25, ilCydSple1.2, whole genome shotgun sequence:
aacTGTGTTGGAACATGGAAACAAGCAGAAAACACTAGCACACTTGATGTTAAAGTGGAGTTTTCTGAACAAGATTACTATGCAGTTCATTCGCTTGTAACTTCTCTTCCTCATAAGTTCGAAGGCCTTGGCTCATCTAGTATCAAAAAAGAGTTTTCTGGAGAAGAGTGCTTTAAATTCCTTTTAACCACCATGGATTCTGTCCCAAATAATGTCATTGACACACTCGGTATTAAAGTAGAGTTTGCAGATCAAGATTGGTCCACAGTCCCTTCAACTTCTAAAATTGTTTTATGCAAACAGGAAAATATTTCAGCCTACTTGATAAAGGAAAGCGACCAGTTGATATCAAAAGCATTTTCAATAGCAGTACAAAGTATTGCAGTAAAAGAGGGAACTAATCATATTGAGACTGAGAACTCTAGCTCCGGAATAGAGAGTCTGTCTGGACCGGGAACTGTTTCTGAATCATCAAGGCCAGCCAACTTTACAAGTGAAACCAATAAAGTTACATCACAAAAAGCGACAGTAGCACAGACTACAGTCGCTGCAAACaaaaaaacgaaaaagaaaaagaagaagaaaaatgcCTCTGGGATTTCAAAGGCTGTTAATTCATTAAATAATTCTAAGCAATATGTACCGGCTAAGAAGAATGTTCTAACTCCCAAACAATCTCATGAATtatggaaaaaaaattttttcgtcACCAAACCCAGGTTAACTGCAGCATCAATGAAAAAGAAAGCCAAGCTAATGGCTCATGGGCTTCCTGAACAGATAGCCACTGACCTATGTGTATTGGCCTTGGATGATCTTCTTGAGAGGATACCTTCATTAAAAGCGGAGTACCCAAATATACCTGGGCAGGTATTGCAGATCCCTGCAGTAAATGCTCCCAAGACGCAAATCGGCACAGATAAACCTAGTCCCATCGATACTGCATCTTTGCGCGTAGGAATTCAGAACTCTGAACCCATGAATAAAGAAGAAATGACAAAGGTCCATCGCCATCTGATTTTAGCTATCGCTGAGCAGTGGAAAGACGGCGGTGGGCCGGAATTTTTGGAATTTAAGCACATGGAAGGCTGGATCATGGTAACTTGCGTAGATCAGCGTAGTAAGGCTTGGCTCTTAGACGAATTACAGTATCTAGAGCCCTGGCCGGAATCGCAACTCTCGCTTATGCCAGAGCGAAAATTGCCGAAACTAAATATAGGTAAAATTATTGCTTTCATCCCTGAGTCAGAGGCAACTTCTGTCCAAGAAGCTCTGGAACTTCTCAAAGCACAGAATAAGGGTTTCAACACTGAGCAATGGACGCTAGTTGATGAGACGTTAGAAAGTGGGAAGAGTTGGACTGTGACATTCATCATTGACGAGGCATCACTTAAGTCACTGGAAGCCCAGGAGTGTCGGGCTGCTATAGGCTTCACGACAATGAATTTTCAAATCATTCCTACTGGAATTGGAGCTACTGCTGACATCCTTATTAAATCCGAGAGATCTGAAACCAGTCAGGAATCACCCTCTTCCTCAGCAACTACGGCTAATGTAGCAGAATCAGTTTCATCAGTACCTCTACACCAGGACAATAAGCAAATATCCAAAGAACCCTCAACCCTGACAGCAACAGTTACCCCAATACGTCGCGCTAATTGCGGTTCCCGATCGGTTGTCCAGAATTCAAATTCTATAACCACTCTACTTACACAGAATAATAGCCAAGGAGCTGGTATGGGCATGCCTCCAACGATAGGTTATATAAAACATATGCTTCAAGATGCCAAAGACAGGATAGAAGAAATGAAACAAAAGAGACTTTCCGATAGAAGATTTAGATGGGGCAGATGGGATGAGCCGCCAACCGCACGACAGAAGATGTTAGAAGCTAAGAACAAGAATACTGTTCAGCCGATCACCGGCGAGGACTTACGCCGGAGGGAAGAGACTTCAGCTACAGCTCAAGCCTCTAGTGCCCCTACTGCGGTTGCCCTGGACAGAAATGCAACAGGAGGCATCACAGTAATACAACAAAACTTTCCTGCTTTACCAGCTCCAACTAATCTTGGTGGATTTTCTGCTCACACAACTGGAACAAATCCACATATGGTGCCTTATAGTATGGAAATTCCAGGCTTTGGTATCACCAATGCGACTGCTCTGGGTCGAATTATGACAGGTGTCACAGTTACCGTACCACAGCAAAATGACTTTACTGCAGGAAGCGAAGTAGGAACTAATCTTGGCGCATTTTCTGCCCAGGTAACTGGAAGAAATCCAAATATGGTGCCTCATAGTATGGAAATTCCAGGCTTTGGTGTGCCCAATATAACTAGCCCGAGTGGAATTGGGACAGGAGGTGTCAGAATACCACAGCAAAATGGCTTTACTGCAGGACGCGAAATAGGAACTAATCTAAATGCATTATCTACCCAGGTAACTGGAAGAAGTTTAACTATGATGCCTCCTAATACGGTAATTCCAGGCTTTGGTGTCCCCAATGCAGCTACCATGGGAGGAACCGGGATAGGAGATATCGCAGTAACCCAACAAAATGTCTTTTCCGCTCCAGCTAGTCAAACGCAAGATATGGACTACTTTCAAGGGCCTGGTGGAGGCTCTCAGTTTGTTCAGAATCAAATGATGAGTCAAAACCCTATCAACTATGGTGGCGTGCCATTAGGCCAAAACATGAGTACAGGAGTAGGCGATGCAGCTTATCAACAGAACATAGCCCTTGCAACGATGTACCCATACTCAAATCCACCGTACTATATGGATTGTTACCAAGATTCCCAAGCTGCGATGTCAATGCTTAATCAGGATAGTGGTCAGCAAGGCCCAGTCGCTCAATTATCGAGGAACAATAATGGATCTGAAAGGAGCAGGGACTCTAGTCCAACTGAAGAACTTTCTGAAGAGGGATATAGATCCTGGATCATAGAGGAAACCAAAAGATTTGCATCAAATTTGGAAGACCACAGCTCTTTGGCGTCTAAAAGAGCATTGTCACCAACACCATCACGACCACTGCCGCCAACGCCATCACCACCACCGCCACCAATTATAGGCAATTATTGTGCCCCAATGGACCAAGATCCTGATCGCAGGTCTCCATTTGATCAGGATAGTAGAGGAACATACCAAGACATGCAATCAAGATCATATATGGAACGGCTATCTCCTCAAGCTAGGGATAGAGACTCTCCTAATCATAGAAGGCGTTCGTATGATCGAGATAGTATTTCAAGATTCGATACCCGACAGTCGCCTCAAGCTAAGACCGATAGAGACTCGGATATCGAGGATTATGAAAGTTACAAAAGAAGCCAGATAATTAGAGAAATAAAAGAGGAACAGGTTAGTCCCCCACATGAGTTTAGGTCGCCGGAGAGACGAAGTGGTTGTAGACCCCAAAATACCGAGGACTCTGAAAGCTATGAAAGTAGCTGGCGTTGTACGGAGAAGAGCGATCGGGACGTACCTTCAAGACCAAATAGGGCATCGCCGCAACCAAGGAGAGATTATGGAGACAGAGAGATTATGGAGGCTATATGGAGTCTAGTGGAAAGGAGTGAAAGATCCGACAGAAGATCATCGCAACCAAGGATAGATTATAGACCCCGGAATATCGAGGACTCTGAATCTAAACCCGATGAAAGGACCCGGAGTAGTAGAGAGAAAAGAGATGATTTGGACGGATCCTTAAGACCCGAAAGAAGATCACCACAGCCAATGAAAGATTATACACCCCGGAATATCGAAGGCTCTGAAAACAATGAAAGGAGCCGGTGTAGTAGAGAGGAAACAGATGATTTGAACAGATCCATAAAATCCGAAAGAAGATCACCACAACCAATGAAAGATTATAGACTTCGGAATATTGAGGACTTAGAAACTAATGAAAGGAACCGGAGTAGCAGGGAGGAAAAACCTCTGGATAGATCCTTAAGACTAGATAGAAAATCCCCGCAACTAATGAAAGATTATAGACCCCGAAATATCGAGGGCTCTGAAACCAATCAAATGAGCCAGATTAATAGGGAGGAAAGAGATGTTTTGGACAAATTCCCGAGACCCGATAGAAAATCACCACAACCAAGGAGAGATTATACATCCCGTAATATCGAGGGCTCTGAAACCAATCAAATGAGCCAGATTAATAGGGAGGAAAGAGATGTTTTGGACAAATCCCTGAGACCCAATAGACAATCACCGCAACCAAGGAGAGTTTATACACCCCGTAATATCGAGGGCTCTGAAACCAATCAAATGAGCCAGATTAATAGGGAGGAAAGAGATGTTTTGGATAAATCCCTGAGACCCAATAGACAATCACCGCAACGAAGGATAGATAATAAACCCCGAAATATCGAGGAATCTGATATCAATGAAAAGAGGAGTAGGGAGGAAAGAGATCTGGACAGATCTTTAAGACCTGACAGAAAATCACCGCAACCAAGGATAGATAATAGGCCCCGGAATATCGAGGGCTGTAAAAGTTATGAAACGAGCCGGAGAAGGGAGAAAGAGGATGTTCGGGATAGATCTCCAAGACCAAATAGAAGATCGCCTCAACCAAGGAGAGATAACAGACCCCGGATTATCGAAAGCTATGAAACAATTCGAATTAGAAGGGAAAGGGTAATCGATCGGAACAGACCAAGGTTAAATATACCACCTCCAGTAAGAAGCGGTTTTAGACGCGAGAATATTCAGGACTCTCGCGCTAGGTTCCAAGATAGGAGGCGAGAAGGCCCAGGAACTTGGAACAAAGGAATTCAGAGGCCGAGAGAGAGGGACGGACATGTTCGAGGCAGGTCTCCAGTCTCGTCGAGATCAACGGCAAAACCGCGAGATATCCGGAGGCCCGATATGCGGCCGCGGCGGTAGTCACACACTCAGCATCGACAGCGTGCTCATGTAAGTTAATAATTTCATATGTAGTTTcctttaattacatttttagctattaaacaaggTAGTAAATTTTAGCAGGTACCTTTGTTTCAGTATTAACTGGAAAGTTGTATTGGAGTTTGGAGAGCACGGAGCAACTCAGTCGTGCACGTTCTACCTCTCAGGGATCAGATCTCCGAGGTGGCCTTCCAGCTTTCAGTATTCTTcttcgtgtattttttttttaatcagtgGAAATCGAGGTTTGTTAAAAGCCGTCCGACTGAAACTGACTGAATCTAAGTCTGTGACGTGGCATTTACACTAGACTAGCTCATCTGTTGCCTTGGAAAGGTGAGAACAGGATGCTGAAAGTATAGTGCTTGACCGCCGAACGACAGAGTTTCCAGCGGTAGCGATAGCGCCCTCAGATGCCTAGTTAATCACTGTATGTACGTATGTACGTATCTCTTTTTTTATAATCAAATTCGTTAGAAAGAGAGGCAAACAGCGATTACTAAAGCCTTTTATTATAATACGCGACgcaaagattaaaataaatatcaaacattaattttatttttttatttgtgaacacctttgTAACACTACCTGCTTTTCgacaaataaattaattgaaattgaaaatttcTCCTCCAGCTTTTTTCTCTCTACTTAGGTACTTGTCTCACTGGACCGAGAACCGCGGGCTTATTATAGCCCAAGCCATGTGGCTTTCGCGGTCAGTCCAACATGTTTGAACTAACCTTGGCAAGTCAAATAGACGCAGCTTTGCAATGAAACGTAGAATAGTGATACAGTCACTATTCTCAGGTCAAAATCATAATAAATAACGTGATCTGATCTTGTATGTGGAGTTTGTAGCATTCGCCTATGTGCCGTTTTATGTTGTATTCCACGCACACGCAGGCGAGGGCATTTTCTAAGTGGAAAGTAGTGGTTTCTAGTTATTCTCTTTAGCTTAAGCCCTACAAACTGcattaatgtaattatttcttTACCGCATACATATATTTTACTGATGAATGATGATTATCATTGTTCATTCGCATCGTTTTGTTCTATATCTCAAACAGTTTTTCAACTGTCAATGTCATGAATACATTACAATAAGCgaagtttgttttgttttgcgATTTGCGAGAacaataatcatttatttaatcTTAAATTGGCTGAATCAGCTAAATGCTTGAAATTTGAAACTAAAATAATAGCTACGCTACGGGAACATGGCTCGGGTACCTCTCCCATACAGCCGCTGCGGGCCGGGGTTAATGAATCACGATAAACGCGTTGATAATTTTGAGGTATGTTAAGTCTTGtttattttcttaatatttataACTACCTACACTCTTTGATTTTTACCTATGCCCAAATAAGTtcgtagagtctgtgcggaaaaagaagagtcttaaaatgtatgggatccaatacattctacttctctctttccgcacagactatttttttcatgttCAAGGTGTCTTATATGACTGGATAGCTTTTGATATGTGATTTAGTGTATAACAATAGTGTTTGGAAAAGATTGTTTCAAAGTACATATTTAAACGCGACATAAAAAATCAGAGAGACATATTAAAGTGTAATTTTTATAATGGGCTAAGTAcatgtattaaatatattttatatacctattgaAAAAACTACATAACGTTTTCTAGCACCTGTCTTGTTTACTTTCACAGTTGTATTGAAAATACAAGCAGTACATACATaagttttttctttcttttttttccgctttcctatataaatacataacttTTATCCATTTTATCGATACTTTTTGAGAAAATGTATGAAccatgtttttaattttgtttatttgtttataaaaataagCATTTTTCCCAGGTCACTTCATGTACATCAAGCAATGAGTCACAAACAATAATGGGACAAGTACAAGGAATGAATAAAGTAATCAACCCCAATGACAAACGGTTGCTTGAAGACACGGGCCGAGTATTCTCTACTCCACAGCGAAATTGGTCTACACATACAGTACATACTGCACATTCAACTCCTACAAATTCTTGTCCGAGACAAAGAAATGTTTCGGGAACCACACCAACTTCCGCATGGGCAACCAACCAATCAAATCAAGGTTTTGGGGTGAAAAATGGATCTAACAGCACTGAGGCTTTGAGACGTAATAACACTGGCCGAGTAGAGAGTTCAGAGGCAATTTGGTCTACGCCAACACTTTCAACCCCCACAATTTCTTGCTCCAAACAGGAAAACACTTCTGGAACTCCAGTACTGAGTTCTGCAAGGCCAACCAATTCAATCACACAAGCAAAAGATCTTGGGGAGAAAAATGGATCCAACAGTACTGAGACTAATAAATACACTTTCACACGTAGTAATAAAGTAAAGTTTTCAGAGTTCCCTTCGAATCCCAAAAAGTTTCTTAAGGCTCAGTCTAGTGTTTCTGACGCTGTTAACATAACACAAAGGAACCCAAAAAGAAAATTCCGAAAGCTTATAGCTCATGGTATTTCGCAAGAGGAAGCCAGCAATCTGTGCTTAATGTCCTGGCCAGATATACTCAAAAAATATCCCTCAATGATTGAATTAGTCCCTGAAAAACGAAGAAAACAGTTAGCACTTCACAATCTTCACATACCTAAGAAAATTCCTAAACTGACTAGGATAACTGAAAACACACAAGATTCCCTTAGCAAGAACGATGGTCAGGGATCCGCTGAGATATATCTGGTACCGGTCACTGCAATGAGTGGACAGCAGTCTCTTAACCAGAATACAGGTCCTTTACGCGTCGGAATTCGAAACAAAGAACCCATGAACTCAGATCAAATGAAAATGGTCCACCGTCATCTACTCATAGCTATAACTAAGCAGTTCACAGGCGGCGGTGGACCTGAGTTCCTGAGTTTCACACGAAAGCACGGCTGGATCCAAGTTACATGTGTTGACCAGCGTAGTAAGGATTGGCTTGTGGAAGAAGTACAATATCTAGAGCCTTGGCCCGGGGTCCTACTTTCTGTCATACCAGAAGAGCAATTGCCTAATCCACCCAAGGTTGTCACTATGATCCCAGAATCAGAGGCAAGATCGGTTAAAGAGGCCTTAGATCTACTCAAAGCACAAAACAAAGGTCTCAACACTGGACACTGGCAGCTGCTTCATGAGAGAGTGGAAAAGGATAAAAGCAGGACAGTAACCTTCATAATTGATGAAAAATCATTTGAGACCCTGAAAGCCCAGAAGCTTCAAGCTGCCCTTGGCTTTAAGATCGTAACTTTTAGAATCAAGGACGGTGGATCGCAACTTATCCGTCAACCTGCTTCTAATCACGATCCTGTTACTCCTGATAGCAGTACTATACTTGAAAACTGTGAAGATCTGGGCCTGATTTGTGCCAAGAATAGTGTGGAAACCGATCGGGATCAACACTCTTCGATACAAGCTAAAGGGAACGAGAGAAGTGGCATAGTAGACCTAACTGTCCCAGATCAAGATGGATTGATGGATAGATCTCAAGCTAAGAATGGGTTTGGGGCGAGGTTTACCCAGAATAAAGGAGTAATAGACTTAACAGAAAATGATAAAGATGTAGTATCTGGTAAGAACAGATTAGGAGCTAAAGTAATAGACTTGACAGAAAATTATAGTAATGAAGGATCTGGTAAGATCAGACCAAGAGCTTCTCAACAAAAATTTGGAAGTAGGCCTATTCAGAACTTAAGACCAGGTGATGTGAGGTTTGGACAAGGCAGTAAGGAAGTAAATCAAACAGACAGGGGCTCCCAATCTTCCCAGGATAAGAATGGAGCACATTTGACTGAAAACCGGGATAGAACTACAAGCCCTGAAGAGGGCGGGTATAGCTCCTGGATAATTCAGGAACCTGAAAGCTTTGCAGCAGGAATTGTACCTGGACTAAGCTTTTTAAACTCTGGAGGACCACCTCAACTTTCAGGCGATGAACCAGGGATTCAAGGAGACAGCAGATTGGGAACAGTGGGTCAAGACAGTTCTCTAAGATCAGATAAGAGATTGTCGCCTTCAGAGGATTTAAATGACCGATTACCTAAAAGTTATAGATTGCCTGGCAAGAATAGTAGGAAGAAAAAAAGAACAGCTCGAGATAGACTTTCACCAAATATAGTATCACCTCGCAGAGTTAGTCAGGACTCTCAAAGATATGATAGGCCAGCGTACAGTCAGGATAGTGGCAGGAGAGATACAGTAAACAGTTGGGATTATTGGGAATACTCAACTATGGGACATCCAAGATGGATAgatgaatattatttttattaggaaaGACTTATTTATGGTTACTCTATGGACTAAAGTCTATGGTTGTGGAAACTGGTTCAAACGTCAGCAGTGACCGGTTTTTAGTAGTATTTTCTCTCACTGTGGTCTGTGGGTAGGGAATGcaagtcggttattttcggttattttttgtatggaaattatcggttattaaccgaaatcggttataaccgaaaatcggaaataaccgaaaataaccgatttgcattccctatctGTGGGGATCTTTTACATCTCCAAATTTAATGTAAGGTGTATTTGGGTAATTTCGGAAATTGGGTAATCCCGAAAAatcattaaccttttcgacgccgtgtcaaacataaaagctgtcacgcggacgccacgtcaccgaagtgtcaaaactgaaattggactttatgcatatgcacgtaggtctatgttgctctgtggtttgtgaccgattaatcggtctttggcgttgaacctgcggtgcggatatatcggtcattggcgtccaaaaagttaaaaataactCATATTCCGGTGTAATAAGATGAGTCCCGTTTCTGAATTATCCGCCACTTTTATTAGTGTTTCTTCCTTTCAAAATTACCCTAATGCACCTTATAATAAAACATATAAACCCTAGAGACTAAACATGTCCGTTATACGTCACTGATTCTAAGTCTACTAGGTAGAATATTAAGAAATGAGTACATAttcttattttgttattttaattactttgtaaGGATTTAATTCTGGACTATTTCTGATACAGTCTATCAGATTTTAGTCACCTGTACCACTGcacctaaagtgtcattctatggaacttgctaactatgtaaaccaaccgccatattgaaactatCGCTGAATGATGATTTCACATTACCTGTAAAAAGGAGACTACATATTTGACAGTTTTGAATTAACCCTTATTTATATGAAGCTAAGGGTTGGCTGGGGTGGATTCATAACTGTCAAATTATGACCATAGGTGGCGCCGgctataataaaaacaattgaattcattttattatttttattagtgcAATAAGGCTTGAGATACGCACGTACCTCGTTCAATAAAATGCATTAATAACTTAAACTAGCATACTGAACTCGAATAACCTAAAATACGAATTAGTGAATTGAGACATGTGTGGTAATAGTGTGATGACACAGCAAATACATTCATTAAAATCTAGAGTTGTATAATGAGCCATTATAACACTGCTAATATGTCAACCTCGAGAAAACCTTGAAGTCCTCATGTCATTAGACAACTGTAGAAGGTATTATTatgaacatttatttttacaactccaaaaaacatgaaaatttaaaacaattgaccagcataaatatatgtattaccAATTGTAGCGAAACGCTACTACATCTGTCGTAGTTCTGTGGAACTACCGCCTTGTCTTCAAACAGGCCGACGAGGTAAACCTCACTCGCTTCCTGGCGAGCGCGA
This genomic window contains:
- the LOC134802622 gene encoding uncharacterized protein LOC134802622, which produces MDSVPNNVIDTLGIKVEFADQDWSTVPSTSKIVLCKQENISAYLIKESDQLISKAFSIAVQSIAVKEGTNHIETENSSSGIESLSGPGTVSESSRPANFTSETNKVTSQKATVAQTTVAANKKTKKKKKKKNASGISKAVNSLNNSKQYVPAKKNVLTPKQSHELWKKNFFVTKPRLTAASMKKKAKLMAHGLPEQIATDLCVLALDDLLERIPSLKAEYPNIPGQVLQIPAVNAPKTQIGTDKPSPIDTASLRVGIQNSEPMNKEEMTKVHRHLILAIAEQWKDGGGPEFLEFKHMEGWIMVTCVDQRSKAWLLDELQYLEPWPESQLSLMPERKLPKLNIGKIIAFIPESEATSVQEALELLKAQNKGFNTEQWTLVDETLESGKSWTVTFIIDEASLKSLEAQECRAAIGFTTMNFQIIPTGIGATADILIKSERSETSQESPSSSATTANVAESVSSVPLHQDNKQISKEPSTLTATVTPIRRANCGSRSVVQNSNSITTLLTQNNSQGAGMGMPPTIGYIKHMLQDAKDRIEEMKQKRLSDRRFRWGRWDEPPTARQKMLEAKNKNTVQPITGEDLRRREETSATAQASSAPTAVALDRNATGGITVIQQNFPALPAPTNLGGFSAHTTGTNPHMVPYSMEIPGFGITNATALGRIMTGVTVTVPQQNDFTAGSEVGTNLGAFSAQVTGRNPNMVPHSMEIPGFGVPNITSPSGIGTGGVRIPQQNGFTAGREIGTNLNALSTQVTGRSLTMMPPNTVIPGFGVPNAATMGGTGIGDIAVTQQNVFSAPASQTQDMDYFQGPGGGSQFVQNQMMSQNPINYGGVPLGQNMSTGVGDAAYQQNIALATMYPYSNPPYYMDCYQDSQAAMSMLNQDSGQQGPVAQLSRNNNGSERSRDSSPTEELSEEGYRSWIIEETKRFASNLEDHSSLASKRALSPTPSRPLPPTPSPPPPPIIGNYCAPMDQDPDRRSPFDQDSRGTYQDMQSRSYMERLSPQARDRDSPNHRRRSYDRDSISRFDTRQSPQAKTDRDSDIEDYESYKRSQIIREIKEEQVSPPHEFRSPERRSGCRPQNTEDSESYESSWRCTEKSDRDVPSRPNRASPQPRRDYGDREIMEAIWSLVERSERSDRRSSQPRIDYRPRNIEDSESKPDERTRSSREKRDDLDGSLRPERRSPQPMKDYTPRNIEGSENNERSRCSREETDDLNRSIKSERRSPQPMKDYRLRNIEDLETNERNRSSREEKPLDRSLRLDRKSPQLMKDYRPRNIEGSETNQMSQINREERDVLDKFPRPDRKSPQPRRDYTSRNIEGSETNQMSQINREERDVLDKSLRPNRQSPQPRRVYTPRNIEGSETNQMSQINREERDVLDKSLRPNRQSPQRRIDNKPRNIEESDINEKRSREERDLDRSLRPDRKSPQPRIDNRPRNIEGCKSYETSRRREKEDVRDRSPRPNRRSPQPRRDNRPRIIESYETIRIRRERVIDRNRPRLNIPPPVRSGFRRENIQDSRARFQDRRREGPGTWNKGIQRPRERDGHVRGRSPVSSRSTAKPRDIRRPDMRPRR
- the LOC134802893 gene encoding uncharacterized protein LOC134802893, with product MARVPLPYSRCGPGLMNHDKRVDNFEVTSCTSSNESQTIMGQVQGMNKVINPNDKRLLEDTGRVFSTPQRNWSTHTVHTAHSTPTNSCPRQRNVSGTTPTSAWATNQSNQGFGVKNGSNSTEALRRNNTGRVESSEAIWSTPTLSTPTISCSKQENTSGTPVLSSARPTNSITQAKDLGEKNGSNSTETNKYTFTRSNKVKFSEFPSNPKKFLKAQSSVSDAVNITQRNPKRKFRKLIAHGISQEEASNLCLMSWPDILKKYPSMIELVPEKRRKQLALHNLHIPKKIPKLTRITENTQDSLSKNDGQGSAEIYLVPVTAMSGQQSLNQNTGPLRVGIRNKEPMNSDQMKMVHRHLLIAITKQFTGGGGPEFLSFTRKHGWIQVTCVDQRSKDWLVEEVQYLEPWPGVLLSVIPEEQLPNPPKVVTMIPESEARSVKEALDLLKAQNKGLNTGHWQLLHERVEKDKSRTVTFIIDEKSFETLKAQKLQAALGFKIVTFRIKDGGSQLIRQPASNHDPVTPDSSTILENCEDLGLICAKNSVETDRDQHSSIQAKGNERSGIVDLTVPDQDGLMDRSQAKNGFGARFTQNKGVIDLTENDKDVVSGKNRLGAKVIDLTENYSNEGSGKIRPRASQQKFGSRPIQNLRPGDVRFGQGSKEVNQTDRGSQSSQDKNGAHLTENRDRTTSPEEGGYSSWIIQEPESFAAGIVPGLSFLNSGGPPQLSGDEPGIQGDSRLGTVGQDSSLRSDKRLSPSEDLNDRLPKSYRLPGKNSRKKKRTARDRLSPNIVSPRRVSQDSQRYDRPAYSQDSGRRDTVNSWDYWEYSTMGHPRWIDEYYFY